CGTAATCGCCGACGATCTTTACGATATCGGCCTGCTGTTTGACGGTCTGCGCGAAGTTATCTGCCATCGATTCGAGTCCAGCCCCTCAAACCTCAAGTTTAGCCCGTCCGGTGGGCGCCGCCTGTGGAGAGCGCGGCTCGCATAGCTCGATAGGACTGCTGCTGAGGGGGCTGAAAGAGATGCGCCATCCCCATGGGGCCTCCATCCAATCATCGTCGGGGCACAAAGAAACAGACGTCGCCCCAGGAGAACACCTATGTCCGACCACACGCAAAAGCTGTTCGCGCCCGTCAACCTTGGCTCCCTCGCCCTCAAGCACCGCGTTGTGATGGCGCCCCTCACCCGCTCCCGCTCCGAGCAGCCCGGCGACATCCCCGGCCCGCTCATGGCCGAGTACTACTCGCAGCGTGCGTCCGATGGCGGTCTCATCATTACCGAAGCCACCTCCATCTCCCTTCAGGGCCACGGCTGGTACGGCGCTCCCGGTCTCTTCACCGACGCCCAGGTCGAAGGTTGGAAGGCCGTCATCCAGGCTGTCCATGCCAAAGGGGGCCTCATCATGTCGCAGCTCTGGCACACCGGCCGCTCCTCGAACGTCCTCACTCTCGGCGGCGAAACTCCCGTCGCCCCGTACATCGACCCGTCCTACTGGAACGACCCCAAATCGCTCGTCTCTACTAACAATGGCTGGCAGCAGCCCTCGCCTCACCGTGCGCTCACCATTCCCGAGATCAAAGCGATCGTCGAGGACTACCGCAATGCCGCCGAGCGCGCCAAAGCCGCCGGCTTCGACGGCGTCGAACTGCACGGAGCGAACGGTTACCTACCCGACGAGTTCCTCCAGGACGGCAGCAATAAGCGTACCGACGAGTATGGCGGCTCCATCGAAAACCGGAGCCGCTTCATGCTCGAGGTTATGGCGGCGCTGGTCTCAGTCTGGGGCGGAGACCGTACGGCGGTTCGTATCGGACCCTCCGGCCGCTGGAACCATATGTCCGACAGCAACCCGGAAGCGCTCTTCGACTACCTCGCTGGGCAGCTTAACCAGTTTGACCTCGCCTACCTCCACATCGTCGAGCCACGCGTCCGAGGCAACATTGTCTTCGACGAGGGACAGGCCCCGATTGCCTCCGAACGCCTGAGGAAGATCTTCAAGAACAGGATCATCGCGGCCGGTGGCTTCGAACCCGACACTGCTGAGGCAATCCTCGAAAAGGGAGACGCGGACGCAGTCGCCTTCGGCCGCCACTTCATCTCGAATCCCGACCTCCCGCTTCGGATCCGGAAGGGGCTCCCTCTTACCGACTACGATCGCGCTACGTTTTACACCTTCGACGCTAAGGGATACAGCGACTACGCGAGCGCCTTGTAATCAGGCGAACTTGTCATCTCATCTAAAAGCTGCGCTCTGCTCAGAACTTCCTTGTTCCACGTGGGTTGGAATGAACGAAGGAAAGGCCGGCGGCACTCACAAGCCGGTCCAACCCGAACCGCATCCGGTAAGGCCAGACACAACGCCGGATGTGGCGGGTTAGGAGAGACAGCATGTTCAAAGCAGGTACGATTCGCAAGCTTCTGGTCGCAGCGGCACTCGCCATCGCCCCGGCGGCATCGTTCGCCGGGATCTTTATCTCGGTCGGTTTCGCACCCCCCGTTTTGCCCGTTTACGCACAACCCATCTGCCCGGGCGACGGTTATCTCTGGAACCCCGGTTATTGGGCCTACGGTCCTGAGGGGTACTACTGGGTTCCCGGCGTCTGGGTCCAGCCGCCCAGCGTCGGAGTCCTCTGGACGCCGCCTTACTGGGGCTTCGCCGGTGGTGTCTACGGCTTTCATGAAGGTTATTGGGGACCCCACGTTGGCTTCTACGGTGGCGTGAACTACGGCTTCGGCTTTGGCGGCGTTGGCTTCGGCGGCGGGCGCTGGGAAGGCGGACACTTCGCCTACAACACCGCGGTCAATAACGTGAGCGTGACGAACATCCACAACACCTACGTCGACCGGACCGTCATCAACAACGTGACCGTGAACAACCACACCAGCTTCAATGGAGGCCCGGGTGGTATTCAGGCTCGCCCGAGCCAGCAGGAGATGGCTGCCGAGCACGAGAACCACGTCGCTCCGACCTCTGCGCAGCAGAGCCACATGCAGGCTGCCCACGCCAACCCGTCCAACTTTGCCAAGGCGAACGGCGGACACCCGCAGATGGCTGCCGTTAGCCGTCCCGGATCGACTGCGGGAGCTGTTCCTGCCCGTGGAGCGGTTGGAGGCGGTGCAGCTAACCAGCCGCACGTCGCTAGCGGTGGAGCACCGAATCAGCAACAGCGCCCGAATAACGCCGGTCAGCCTGCTGGTCAGGCCAACCATAACGCAGCCACACAGACCGGCGGTTTTGGTGGTGGAGCGAGACCGGCACCGCAGGCTGCCACTCGTCCTGCCCCGGAAGCTCATGCCGCTCCGCAGGCACACCCTGCCCCGCAAGCTCACCCGCAGGCCGCTCACCCACAGCCACACGCCGAACCCCACGGCGGCGACGAACACAAGCGTTGATCCTCACCGGAAGGGCGGCGCAACGAAAGACCAGAGAGACCGGCCCAGCGCCGGTCTTTCTGCGTCTGGCCGCCAGCTAAAATGACTTGGTGGCAAGTTTCCCTGCTCCCTCGGTGTTTATGGATCGTGATCGCATCCGTATCGTCCTCGTACGTGCCCGTAACCCCTCGAACATCGGGGCTGTGGCCCGTGCCATGCACGACTTCGGTTTCCGCGACCTTCGGGTCGTCAATGACTTCCCGGTTCCGCTCGAGGCGGCGAAGTCGGCCATTGATGCGTCAGAGGTGCTCGCGGCTACCGTCGCGACCCCAACGATCGCTGAAGCCATAGCTGATTGCACGCTTGTCCTCGGAACGACCGCAGTGGGCGAACGGGATCTCCAGCATCCGCTACTCGGTCTCGCGGATGCTGCTCCCCATCTCCGAATCGCCCTGACGAATCCCGACGCGCGAATCGCGCTGCTGTTTGGCTCGGAGAAGACCGGCCTCTCCAACGAAGAGTTGAGTCACTGCGACCTGCTTCTTACCATCCCGATGGAACAGTACGAAGGGATGCGGCATCCCTCGATGAATCTCGGGCAGGCTGTGGCGGTCTGCCTTTGGGAGCTTGTTCGACCGGGGAATGCGCCCGAACCTGCCCCCAGTCGCCCGGCTGATGTTGCCGAGATCGAACGCGTCTACGATCTGCTTTACGAAATGTTGGAGCAGACCGAATACACGCGTCGACACGTGGCGACGGCCGACCCTGCGCACATCCGGCGACTGGTTCACCGGATGGCGCTACAGAAACCGGATGTTCCCGCGTGGCTTGGCATATTGCGCCAGACTCTCTGGAAACTCCGTAGCTAACCTCTGAACGATCAACTCCGGGTGGCGATGCGGAGGCTCAGTTCCTTAAGCTGCTGATCGCTGACCGGGCTCGGGGCGTCGACCATGAGGTCGATAGCCTTTGCAGTCTTGGGGAACGCGATGACCTCGCGGAGGCTGGTCGCTCCAGCCAGGATCATCACGATGCGATCGATGCCAAGGGCGATGCCGCCGTGCGGGGGCGTGCCATATTCGAGGGCGTCGAGGAAGAAGCCGAAACGCTCCTTCGCCTCCTCGTCCGACATTCCCAGCGAGCGGAAGATCTCCGCCTGCACATCCTTGCGGTGGATACGGATCGAGCCCGAGCCCAACTCGGTGCCGTTGAGGACGATGTCATACGCGAGTGCCCGGACGGCGCCCTTGTCGGAGACGAGGCGGCCGGACGTGATGTCGTCCTCGTGGGGAGAAGTAAAGGGATGGTGAGCAGCGTTCCAGACCTTCGACTCCTCATCCCACTCGTACATCGGGAAGTCGGTCACCCAGAGGAATTTGTAGTCGGCGGCTGTATTGGTCTTGGTGTAGAGACCGTGCTTGTCGGCGAATTTCTGCCCGAGCTGCAGCCGGAGAGCCCCGACGCGCTTCCAGATCCACTGCGGATCATAGTTCCAAAGAACCGGTGTCCCAGGCTTTGGCGTGATGACGACAGCGAGGTCTTCGGTCGTGAAGGGGCCGGCTCCGAAGACGATGTTCTCTGCCGTGAGCTTCGCCGCGATGGCTTCGGCGAGTGGAAGGAACGCCTCGTTGGTGCGAAGACGCGCCACGTCGAGGAAGTCCAGGCCGGAGTCGCCGAACGTCGCGCGAATCTCTTCCGCGAGGGCGCGGCGCTGGGTTCCGCTCAGAACGCCCACCTTTGGAATGACGAAGCCAAGTACGGGAAGTTCGGGAGCGATCTTGAGCGTCTCACGAAGCTCCGGGGTTAATTCGGCAGTGAGATCGACCATCGCCGGCAGCCGCATATCGGGCTTATCGATGCCGTACTTCGCGATCGCCTGGTCGTAGGTCATCTGGATGAACGGCGCGTTCAGATCGATCCCTGCGGCCTTAAATGCAGCGGTAAGAAAGCCTTCGACCGTCTTGAAGATGGCCTCCTGGCTCGGAAACGTCATCTCGAGATCGATCTGGGTGAACTCGGGCTGGCGGTCGGCGCGGAGATCCTCGTCGCGGAAGCAGCGCGCGATCTGGAAGTACTTGTCGAAGCCCGAGATCATGAGGATCTGCTTGAAGATCTGCGGCGACTGCGGCAGCGCGTAGAACTCGCCGCCATGCACGCGGCTTGGGACGAGGTAGTCGCGCGCCCCCTCGGGCGTGGAACGCGTCATGAAAGGCGTCTCGATCTCGAGGAAGCCCGCATCCGACAGATAGCCGCGGATGGCCTGTGCGACCTTATGCCGGAGCAGAAAGTTCGCCTGCATCTGCGGACGGCGGAGGTCGAGGTAGCGATACTTGAGCCGAACTTCCTCGTTCGCAATGGCGTCCTCGGCTGGCGAGAAGGGGGGCGTCTTGGCGTCGTTGAGCAGGAGAAGTCTGGTGGCCGCGAGCTCGATCTCGCCAGTCGGCATGTTTGGGTTCTCAAGCCCGGCAGCGCGGCGGCGGACGGTTCCAGTGACGGCAACGACGTACTCAGGACGGGAGGCTTCCGCCTTGGCGTGAGCTTCGGGAGCAGCTTCCTTATCCAGAACGATCTGGGTAATACCTGTGCGGTCGCGTAGATCGAGGAAGATCAAATTACCGTGGTCGCGGCGGCGGTTGACCCAGCCCATGAGCGTGACAGTGGTGCCTGCGTCGGATGCGCGGAGGTCTCCGCAGAAGTGCGTGCGTTGGAGCGTTCCTAGAAAGTCGAGTGTCACAATCGTTCTATTGTACGAACTTTGGGAGCTAGAGGGGGTTACCGGACTTGTCTGTGGCCCACGATTCGGTCTGAAAGGCGATGAAGACGGCTACCCACGTGCGGCTGGGATTGGTGTTGAGGGTGGGAATCTGAAGGAAGATGGCTCCGTCCTGCCAGATGCCGTTGTCGTTCGAAAAGGAGCCGATAGGATTGCCCTGGTTCATGTGGATGTCGTGGATGCCGTCGACCTTGCCGGAGTCGGCGTAGGAGCTCCCGAAGGCGTAGATCGTGCTGTTGGGATCCTTGATGGCTTGGGCGATGAGCATGGTGACGCCGTTGGTGAGGGCCTCGGCGCGAAGATTCTCAGGCTGCTTCTTGCCCTTGGCGGCGATGGAGGGTTTGGGCAGGAGGGTCATGGCGGCCTGGGTGATCATGGGTTTGCCGTTGATCTGTTCGCGGACGAAGTCGAGGGCAAGACCGCCGGGCTGACTCTGCAACCTCGTCATGCCCGCGGGAAGGGCGGTGAGGCCGGTGGACTCGGGTGGGACGAAGGTGTGGTCGATGTCGTAAAGGACTTCGGAGCCATCGGAGGAGACGATGTTCACAGCTACGGTGAAGGGGCCGCCGGAGGCCGTGACGCTGATTTGATAGTGTGTTCCGCCGCTGCCTTTGACGATCTTGCCGGCGGTGGGTCTGCCTTTGAGGACGCTGTAGTTGGTGATGGGCATAAGGGGCCTTGTCGCTAGGAGCTAACGCTCCGGATGGATAGAGTTATGTTCGCTTATAAACGGCGAAATAGGGCTGGTTTGATAGCGTGGCATTCAGCGCCGGGTAAAGAGTGGCGTCGTTCTCACTCCGAAGCTCGAAGTAGTATTGGAGCGGAAAAGGCGACTGCGTGTAGGTCGCTGGGATCGAAGCAGTGAACGTGCGGTCGTTTCGTTCCATGCTCACTGAGAGCCAACGTTCGGCGTGGGTCACATGTCGATACCAGAGCGTGGCTTCTAGAACCGGTTGGTCGGCCTTCGCACTGAGTTCGAGATCGCTTCCTGGATGAAACGTCTGCGGAGCGGTGTGACTGAGCGTTGGGGTCCATCGCTTCTTGGAAACATCCAGAAGCGCCGCCCCATCAAGTCCCGTCTTCGCGACGGTGGCTGCAGCAAAGTACTGTTCGAGCGAGGCGACGTCTGTCTCGATAGCAGGAAGACGATCGGCCCAGTGTCCACGGCGCTCGGCGACCGAACCATAGCTCACGTCGCTCATGTAGACAGGTTTCGATACCGCTGAGAACTCCTTCCACGAGGTGAGCGCGATGCGATAGAACTCCATCGCTTTTGCCGATGCCTTGGTGTCACCGGTCATCTCAAAGAGGGAATAGCACGACGCCGTCCGAAACAGTGCCGCGAAATAACGCCCGAGGCCGTTGAGGATGAGAATATCTTCTTCCGCGCGCCGAAACGCCGGCGAAGCCATACGTCCCGCCGTCGTTTTTCTTGCCTTCGCGAGAGCGGTCGTCGACTGCGCCACCATCTCATCGATCCACCGCGCGACTTCGAGTGGGTTGTACTTTGCGGTTGCTCTTTTACTCACGAGCGCCTGGGCATAGCCATCGATGGTGAGAAACAACTGCGGGTCCAGCGGGCTCACGCTGCTGACATTGTGCGGCACAGGCGAGTCGCTATAGAGGGGTTTCCCCTTCACCGGAAGCACGGATATGGGTGAATACATCTCGACCCATAACGAGTGATTCGAGGCCGAGGGAAGCCACGCCGTCGTAACGAGCGGCAAGATGCGGCTGGAGTTCGCGAGCGCGATCTCGATGTGTTCCCCCGAGTCTCCGTAGGTTCGCTTGAGGAGACGTCGATACGCATCGGGTGGGGTGTCGGGGTTGTAGAGATAGCGGCCCCACGCAAAGTACGTCACGTCGAACTTATCGGTATCGAGCCTCGCGGGACCAAGCTGGCGACTCAGGTAGGCATCGCGACCTTCGCTGTGACCTGAACCCTCACGGCCCTTGAAGAAGAGCGGCTCGCAGAGTTCCATTCCCGCAGCGCCACAGAAGTTCGCCGCCCGGCCATAGCCGGAAGCAAGCGCGGGATCTCCCCACAGCAGATGCTTCTGCGTGCCGGGCCACACGCGGTAGAGAAGCTCCACACTGCTTTTTTCATTGTAGAAATCGCCATAGCCATAGCGCGTAAAGTTTCTCGCGCCATTCGAAACCGCAAAGGTTCCTGTAACGTTCTGGCGCGGATACTCGGTCGCCCGGATATCGGCCTGGTGATAGCCAATCCCGAGATGTTCAGCCCAGAACTTCGCGCCGGCTGTAAGACGCATCCCAGTTCCGTGCCCGATCTCGATCATCCTGTCGTCGAGCCCTTTGGCATGCATGTCGATCTCAATCGGCCGACCCGCGCGTGGAAAGGCCTCGAAAACCGTCTGCCAGAAGTCGTAGCTTCCCTCGGGAATACCGCTCTCCCCATGAACCCGAAGAGTGACGCCCCTGATCTGCGGACACCGCTTCAGCAACTCCGAAAGCGCATCGCGGCAGTAGGCAGCATGCGTCACCGGTGTGAGCCCGAGGATGTGATGGTCCGAGTTAGGACTGTCCGTCCATTCGTACGCATGGGTCCACACGCCAAGTTGGAAATCGAGTCCGCGCCGCTCGGTTTCGGCTGCTATGAATTGAAGCATCTCCAGGTTCTTCTCGCGCTCACCCGGTGCAAGCGGAGGATCGACGCGGACATCAGGATAAGCCGCCATCCGCAGGAGATAGGGATAGGGAAAGTGTAGATAGTCACCAGTAACTCCTCTAGGAAAGTCGTACCCAATACCCAGGGTGAAGTTAAAGCGATTGAATCGAGCGAAGGCAAGAGAATCAAGATACCTGCCCCAGAAGACGCGGTCATAGAACCAGGGCTTATCTTCAACCTCCGAGCAGAATGCCCTTGCGACGCTGCGAACCCGGTTTGGTGTCGTCTCAACCAGAGGTTCATGCAACGTCAGTGCGGCGAGAACGTCGTCCGAGGAACGTACCCGGTCGGCGACTTCGAGAAGCCCGTACACCAGCCCACGCGCATCCGTGCCGCTCACGAGCAAAGACCGGCTGCCTTTACCTCCAGGAATGATCGCAAGCATCTCCGGGCTTCGGCCCTGAGGCAACGAAAATTGTCCGACCGTTGAGCTCGAAAAAGAAGCGACCCGAATCCTTATCGACGGCTCGCCATTGCCCTGGGTAGGCATACCGCGCTCTTTGAGCGAAGCTCGCAACTGCTCGATGGCCCAGGCTACGCCAGGCGTCCTGGTCCTTTCATCCGAAGGATCGGCCTCAATCGCGACATAGCCAGAGAACCGCGTCGCCGCTCCCAGGCCATGTCCAGAGACAGAAGTGGCCGCCGCCGCAAGCTGCATGAACCGTCTACGGGTAGTTTCCAGGTTCAACGTGACCTCTTCGCGGCGGCATCCGGTTGGTGCAGCCTAAATCTCTCCGAGCTTCATCTGCTTCACCGCATAATCGCAGGCGCGAGCCGTCATCGCCATATAAGTGAGCGATGGGTTCTGCCATCCCGACGAGACCATAAACGATCCATCGGTAATGAACAGGTTCTTCACGTCATGCGCCTGGTTCCAACTGTTGAGAACCGAGGTCTTCGGGTCACGACCCATGCGAGCCGAACCCATTTCGTGAATCCCCTCGCCCGGAGCCGATGGCGAGTTCCGCAGCGTGATGTCTTTGGCGCCGGCAGCTTCGAGCATCTCGACCGCGGTGTTGTTGGCGTCCTTGAAGAGCGCCCACTCGTTATCGCGCCACTTGGCGCTGATTTTCATGGCTGGGATGCCCCAGGCGTCCACCTTCTCCTTGTCGAGCTCCAAGCGGTTGTCGGGGTTGGAGAGGCACTCGGCGAAGCCAGCGAAGGTGAACCGCCATGGGCCCGGCTGTTTCAGCGACTTCTTAAAGTCGGCTCCGAAGCCGGGGGTTTCGCTGCCACGGCCCCAGTCGTCGCGGGCGCCTCCGCCTTGGAAACCGTAGCCGCGGAGGAAGTCGGGGTGCTTGTCGTTGATGTTGCGGAAGCGGGGAACGAAGATGCCGTTGGGGCGGTTGCCGAGCTGCTGGCGATCCTCATGTCCGGGGATGAGGCCGCTGGCTCCGCTCCCCATCATGTGGTCCATGAGGTTGCGGCCAACCTGCCCCGAGGAGTTCGCGAGGCCGGTCGAGAACTCCGGGGTAGCCGAGTTCAGCAGGATGCGTGCCGACTCAAGCGTGGAGGCGCAGAGGAACACAACCTTGGCGTAAAACTCGATTGGCTGCTTGGTCTGACCATCGATGACGCGAACACCCGTGATGCGTCGCGTATTCGAATCAAAGATGAGGCTGTGTACGACGCTGAATGGCCGCATCGTAAGCTTGCCGGTCTTTTCAGCCGCAGGCAGGGTCGAGTGAATGCTCGAGAAGTACGAGCGGGTGATACAGCCGCGAGCGCACGGCCCACAGTAGTGGCAGGCGTAGCGACCATTGTGGTCCTTGGTGAGGATGGCGGTGCGGCCGATGGTGAGGCGGCGGTCCGGAAACTTCTGCGCGATGACGTCACGCATGTGCTCTTCGGCGCAATTCAGCTCCATGGGCGGGAGAAAGTGGCTGTCGGGAAGCTGTGGCAGGTTTTCGGCCTGGCCGCTGACGCCAATCCAGTCTTCCACGTAGCCGTACCATGGCTCGATGTCCTTGTAGCGGATGGGCCAGTCGATGGCGATGCCGTCCTTGAGATTGCCCTCGAAGTCGTAATCGCTCCAGCGATAGCTCTGGCGGCCCCACATGACGGAGCGTCCGCCGACGTGACGCCCACGCAGGAAGAGGTAGGGCTGGTCGGGCGGTGTGGTGTATGGGTTTTCGACGTCGTCGACGAAGAACTTAGCATTCCACTCGTCGCCGATATGCTTCTGGCGCTCGCGGTGGACCTTCTCGTACTGGCGGTCCCGCATACCGCGGAACTTCACCTCCCACGGTGGGACGTGCTCAACGTAATCCTTCTCGGGAACGATGCTCTGACCCGCTTCGAGGACGAGTGTCTGCAGCCCCTTTTCCGTGAGCTCCTTGGCCGCCCAGCCTCCCGTAATGCCGGAGCCGATGACGATGGCGTCGTAGGTGTTGGTGTTTGCGCTCTTGATATTCGCTGCCTGGATGATCATGCTGCCCCCTTTACCGGGGCGCAGCCGGCGTGTTCTGGTGGAATGATGCTCTTGCCGAGTTCCTGAGAGAAGCCGATCTCGGACGTGTAGTAGCCAGCGAGCGTGAGCTTCTTCATCTGGTAGAAGAAGTTCTGCGGAGGGGGAGCGGCGTGGGTCTGAAGTGTCTTCTTCTGGGCGGCCGCGAACTCCATGGCGGCGGCGTCAAGCTCAGTGAGCAGTTCAGTCTGTTGCTTGGGAGTACAGGAGACAAACACGGCGGAGAATTTAGCCTTCGTCCGAGCGTCGACGTCGTCGAGGCCGGCGAGAAACTCCTGCTTTTCAGAGGGTTCGAACCACTCGGTGAGGAGAAGGTCTATGAACTCGTTGACCTTCGCACCCTTGGCGCCCGGGGTGTCGGTTGCCGGGATGATGAGCTCGGCGATCGTAGTAACGGTGGCGTTCTGGTGCGGGTTCAGGGTCTTCAGCGTGTAGGACTTGGCAACCTTCGCGCTTGCATGGTGGATGGCCTGCATCGCCTCCAGCGGGAGAGCCGAAAGGGCTGCGGTTGAGGCAAGAAGCCTGAGTACTTCGCGTCGATCCATGAAAACTCCGTCCGGGCGTGATTGCTGTTGAGTGCAAATGCACTATCGTCTAGACGATACGCTTCCGTGGGGATAGGTCTCAACGCGGTGATTTGTTCCTACTTTATTTTGACGTGATCCCCGGATACAGGGTACACATGGATCGCCAGGCGGGAACGGAGCGGCGATGAGAGCACAGTTACTGCGGCTCGACGGGGCAATGAGACGCGATCCTGGCATCGATGCGTGGCTGAAGGAGCGCGGGGGAGATTTAGGAGAGATTGCGCGCGAGTGGTTTGAGGAGATGCGGGCATGTGGGGACGAAGTGCTGGAGATTCTGCATGACGGCTGCCCGGTGGCGTGCCTCGGCGATTGGCCGTTCGGTTACGTCAATGTCTTCACCTCGCACGTCAATGTGGGGTTCTTTCAAGGGGCAGGGTTGCCGGATCCTGCCCGCCTGTTGCAGGGCAGCGGCAAGTGCATGCGGCATGTGAAGCTAAAACCGGACACGGCATTCGACGCCACCTCGCTCAGGAGACTCATCGAGGTGGCGTACTCGGATATGAAGGCACGCGTGGAAAACGACTAGCTCAGCACGCGCCCTGAGCAGTCGATCATGCTAGCAGTGCGGCGGTGAGGGCGGAGCGTTCAATCTTGGACTGGATGCCGGTGGCAAAGGTCTTGACAGTGTAGGTATTGGTGGCGGCTTCGTCTTCCCCGAGGATGACGATATGGCGGGCGATCTTGTCGGCGGTGTCGAAGGATTTCTTCAGACGGAAGGTTCCATCGCCAGTCTCAATAGAGAGGCCTTCGCGTCGAAGTGAGCGGGCGAGGGCAAGGGCGGAAGCGTTCTGGGCTGCACCCATGGGGGCGATGTACGCGTCGATCTTGTCTGTGGCGGAGGAGGTTCCAGCGGCCTCGGCCTGGGCCTGCAGCGTGAGGATGAGGCGGTCTTCGCCGATGGCGAAGCCGATACCGGGTGCGCGGGGACCTCCGAGCATCTCCGAGAGCCCGTCATATCTGCCGCCGCCGAGCAGGGCGTTCTGGCTGCCGAGGCCCACCGAGTGGGTGAACTCGAAGGTGGTGCGGGTGTAATAGTCAAGGCCTCGGACGAGGCGTGGGTTTACGGTGTAGGGGACGCCGCACGCATCAAGTGCCGCCAGCACCTGCTGGAAGTGGCTCGTAGATGCCTCATCGAGGAAGTCGGCGATCTTGGGCAGCGCGTTGATGAGGTCCTGGTCGGCCTCGTCCTTGGAGTCGAGGACGCGAAGGGGGTTGGTCTCGGCGCGGCGCTGGTTATCGGGGCAGAGACGGTCCTTGATGGGAGCGAGAGCCTCGCGTAGGGCAGCGACATAGCGCGGTCGATCGGTCGCAGAGCCGACGGAGTTGAGCTGGAGGTTCCAGCCGGTGATGCCAAGTTCGTCGAGAAGAGTGGCAAGCATCTCGAGGACCTCGGCGTCGCGGATGGGGGACTCTGACCCGGAGGACGGCGGGCCAATCACTTCAGCGCCGATCTGCCAAAACTGGCGGTAGCGACCGCGCTGAGGGCGCTCGCGGCGGAACTGCGGGCCGATGTAAAAAAGCTTCTGAAGATTTCCGGTGTCACCCAGCTTGTGCTCAATATAAGACCGGACGACGCCAGCGGTATTTTCAGGCCGCAGGGTGAGGGACTGTGGTTTTTCGCTCGCGGCGCGGGCGCGGTCTTCCCACGTGTACATCTCCTTCGAGACG
This genomic window from Granulicella sibirica contains:
- a CDS encoding gluconate 2-dehydrogenase subunit 3 family protein gives rise to the protein MDRREVLRLLASTAALSALPLEAMQAIHHASAKVAKSYTLKTLNPHQNATVTTIAELIIPATDTPGAKGAKVNEFIDLLLTEWFEPSEKQEFLAGLDDVDARTKAKFSAVFVSCTPKQQTELLTELDAAAMEFAAAQKKTLQTHAAPPPQNFFYQMKKLTLAGYYTSEIGFSQELGKSIIPPEHAGCAPVKGAA
- a CDS encoding DUF1801 domain-containing protein, whose amino-acid sequence is MRAQLLRLDGAMRRDPGIDAWLKERGGDLGEIAREWFEEMRACGDEVLEILHDGCPVACLGDWPFGYVNVFTSHVNVGFFQGAGLPDPARLLQGSGKCMRHVKLKPDTAFDATSLRRLIEVAYSDMKARVEND
- a CDS encoding RNA methyltransferase, giving the protein MASFPAPSVFMDRDRIRIVLVRARNPSNIGAVARAMHDFGFRDLRVVNDFPVPLEAAKSAIDASEVLAATVATPTIAEAIADCTLVLGTTAVGERDLQHPLLGLADAAPHLRIALTNPDARIALLFGSEKTGLSNEELSHCDLLLTIPMEQYEGMRHPSMNLGQAVAVCLWELVRPGNAPEPAPSRPADVAEIERVYDLLYEMLEQTEYTRRHVATADPAHIRRLVHRMALQKPDVPAWLGILRQTLWKLRS
- a CDS encoding YukJ family protein yields the protein MPITNYSVLKGRPTAGKIVKGSGGTHYQISVTASGGPFTVAVNIVSSDGSEVLYDIDHTFVPPESTGLTALPAGMTRLQSQPGGLALDFVREQINGKPMITQAAMTLLPKPSIAAKGKKQPENLRAEALTNGVTMLIAQAIKDPNSTIYAFGSSYADSGKVDGIHDIHMNQGNPIGSFSNDNGIWQDGAIFLQIPTLNTNPSRTWVAVFIAFQTESWATDKSGNPL
- the aspS gene encoding aspartate--tRNA ligase, whose protein sequence is MTLDFLGTLQRTHFCGDLRASDAGTTVTLMGWVNRRRDHGNLIFLDLRDRTGITQIVLDKEAAPEAHAKAEASRPEYVVAVTGTVRRRAAGLENPNMPTGEIELAATRLLLLNDAKTPPFSPAEDAIANEEVRLKYRYLDLRRPQMQANFLLRHKVAQAIRGYLSDAGFLEIETPFMTRSTPEGARDYLVPSRVHGGEFYALPQSPQIFKQILMISGFDKYFQIARCFRDEDLRADRQPEFTQIDLEMTFPSQEAIFKTVEGFLTAAFKAAGIDLNAPFIQMTYDQAIAKYGIDKPDMRLPAMVDLTAELTPELRETLKIAPELPVLGFVIPKVGVLSGTQRRALAEEIRATFGDSGLDFLDVARLRTNEAFLPLAEAIAAKLTAENIVFGAGPFTTEDLAVVITPKPGTPVLWNYDPQWIWKRVGALRLQLGQKFADKHGLYTKTNTAADYKFLWVTDFPMYEWDEESKVWNAAHHPFTSPHEDDITSGRLVSDKGAVRALAYDIVLNGTELGSGSIRIHRKDVQAEIFRSLGMSDEEAKERFGFFLDALEYGTPPHGGIALGIDRIVMILAGATSLREVIAFPKTAKAIDLMVDAPSPVSDQQLKELSLRIATRS
- a CDS encoding YXWGXW repeat-containing protein, which codes for MFKAGTIRKLLVAAALAIAPAASFAGIFISVGFAPPVLPVYAQPICPGDGYLWNPGYWAYGPEGYYWVPGVWVQPPSVGVLWTPPYWGFAGGVYGFHEGYWGPHVGFYGGVNYGFGFGGVGFGGGRWEGGHFAYNTAVNNVSVTNIHNTYVDRTVINNVTVNNHTSFNGGPGGIQARPSQQEMAAEHENHVAPTSAQQSHMQAAHANPSNFAKANGGHPQMAAVSRPGSTAGAVPARGAVGGGAANQPHVASGGAPNQQQRPNNAGQPAGQANHNAATQTGGFGGGARPAPQAATRPAPEAHAAPQAHPAPQAHPQAAHPQPHAEPHGGDEHKR
- a CDS encoding alkene reductase, which translates into the protein MSDHTQKLFAPVNLGSLALKHRVVMAPLTRSRSEQPGDIPGPLMAEYYSQRASDGGLIITEATSISLQGHGWYGAPGLFTDAQVEGWKAVIQAVHAKGGLIMSQLWHTGRSSNVLTLGGETPVAPYIDPSYWNDPKSLVSTNNGWQQPSPHRALTIPEIKAIVEDYRNAAERAKAAGFDGVELHGANGYLPDEFLQDGSNKRTDEYGGSIENRSRFMLEVMAALVSVWGGDRTAVRIGPSGRWNHMSDSNPEALFDYLAGQLNQFDLAYLHIVEPRVRGNIVFDEGQAPIASERLRKIFKNRIIAAGGFEPDTAEAILEKGDADAVAFGRHFISNPDLPLRIRKGLPLTDYDRATFYTFDAKGYSDYASAL
- a CDS encoding GMC oxidoreductase, encoding MIIQAANIKSANTNTYDAIVIGSGITGGWAAKELTEKGLQTLVLEAGQSIVPEKDYVEHVPPWEVKFRGMRDRQYEKVHRERQKHIGDEWNAKFFVDDVENPYTTPPDQPYLFLRGRHVGGRSVMWGRQSYRWSDYDFEGNLKDGIAIDWPIRYKDIEPWYGYVEDWIGVSGQAENLPQLPDSHFLPPMELNCAEEHMRDVIAQKFPDRRLTIGRTAILTKDHNGRYACHYCGPCARGCITRSYFSSIHSTLPAAEKTGKLTMRPFSVVHSLIFDSNTRRITGVRVIDGQTKQPIEFYAKVVFLCASTLESARILLNSATPEFSTGLANSSGQVGRNLMDHMMGSGASGLIPGHEDRQQLGNRPNGIFVPRFRNINDKHPDFLRGYGFQGGGARDDWGRGSETPGFGADFKKSLKQPGPWRFTFAGFAECLSNPDNRLELDKEKVDAWGIPAMKISAKWRDNEWALFKDANNTAVEMLEAAGAKDITLRNSPSAPGEGIHEMGSARMGRDPKTSVLNSWNQAHDVKNLFITDGSFMVSSGWQNPSLTYMAMTARACDYAVKQMKLGEI